ATTTCACTCTGAAATTTATTGCCTCAGCACACCATGTTGCATATGAAGGACCtggcaaaagctggcttaagccACCCGTTCAGGAGCAAAATACCAGTTAAGCTTCCCAACTTCATCCCAACTCATAGCGTCTTAGTAAATATAGTTCATTGTTAAGGCTTTAGAGAGCTAGTGTGTTTAAAGGGTTTTAGCTCTTACTGCTTTTTTATTATGCATGCACCAGAGGTTCTGTTTGGAAGATGAGGGCACTGTAGAATTATAGGGTTCAGGAGTGTCTGAGGAGGAGAAGGTATGGGGATTTGCAGGGGAGGGGGAGTCATCAGGGAGAGGGCGATAAAGTTGATGCCTTTTGCTGGTTTGAGGAGTGGGCTCTCACATCTTTGGTGAAAAGACCACTTAGATAGGTGATATCTTGGAGCCTTGACTAGAGTAATAGTGTGCCTGGAAGGCAGCATGCTATATGGATGACAGTTTATTTGGAATATATTTTGTTGGTTTATGATCTGAGCTTCTGTGGCAAGAGTGGCAGTCATGAAAGGGATGGTAACCATGGTGAGGTTGCTAACCTTAGTCTTCTCCCATCTGCTTTGGGTTCCCAGTATGGAAGTCAGTAATGagcctttcccctttggtgtAGCTACTTCTGAATTATAGGTTATTCCCATTACTCCTTGCTATATTTTTAACCTGCATTCCAACTTTTTCAGCCAAACAAGGTAGTGGCTGAGCACTCCTCTTAAGAATCATTTTGGCTATCTTTGAGGTTtacataaattaaactttattagATATAGAAGTCTGATCATCATTCCCCCTAAGTTAATGGGTGCCTTGTGTCATGGGTATTGCTGTGCATTATTAAAGACAAATGTCACAGGTCTCTCAggtctcattttccttttttaattggtAAGTTGAGAGTTACCTTGTGTCAACAGTGTAATTGGGCGCAAAGGCTGCTCTTGTGGAGGGTTTATGGTATCTAATTTTTTAATACTCTTCTACACTTTAACCAGGTTACAGAAGAGGTGGTGGTGTCTCCTTGGCACCACTTGTAAGGGAAGGACAGTGTGAGCTAATACAGGATAAATCCTTGGACCGTGACTCTTGGCTTCTGAACTGTAGGCTTTTTGATGCTTAGTTACTTTTgcggaatttttttttccccccggcACATCTTTAGATCAGGACATTTATTGGTGACATTCATGTCTTGAAGGTACatgattgattccttaattgccCTTGTTTTCTCTGGTTTTGTTAGGTGCCAAAGTGGCCACTTGGGCAAATGCAAAGAACGTGGGTTAGCACTTAAAAGTACTTAATTGCATATCCTATCTCTTAACTGGCAACTTGTACCTACCAGAAAGTTTGTTTGAACCAGAACTTTTTTTTCATAGTTTGATCCTTCCATCCCCTATCCCTTTTCTAGTCTTTCAGAATTTACCTTGAATTTTATAGGTGAAATTGTACCCCCTTCTGTAATGTTAGGTGCATAGATGACCTGACCTCTGTTTATCCCCCTGATTAAGCATGGGGCCACTGTTCTTTGCCATCTGCATGTTTAGGGGCATGATAACCAATTGTATTGGAAAGGTTTTGCTGGAATTTTGCTTACTGTTAAAATGGTAGATCATGTTAGGTAGAAACTGCTTCTGTGAGAAGGTTTAAAACTTAAACTTTCtaagaaatgtttcttttgttaagttttcaaaagtaatattttcccatttccaGAATACAAATTCTAATTTTCAGCAAAAAAAAGTGTTAAGTACATGTTATTAGGATCTTGGGTTTCTTGAGAAAAAGTACTTTAATCTTGCTGAAATGAACAGTTTGATCCACTAACATGAGTAGTCATTCTCCACTCTTCTCACCCTCCCCCCCTTTTTCCCACATTTTTCGTGATGCCCTTTTTGAAATTCAGCCATCCTGTGAACTGCCTGCCCTGTTTTCTTTGATCCCCTCCTCTAAGAGGTCACTGAAGATTTTAAAGAATTCTTGTTATAATGAATATCAGAACTAGCAATTTAAAAGACCCAGTTAAGGATATAGCAGCCCTTCAACTTGTATTTTGCCCCTCTTCACGCATTTGTGagtttttccccccaaaaaaatcttgAAACTTCCCTACAGCACTCAGCCATGGATCAAGTCTGGATCACTATCAGTGGTAACTTCAGTGTCTTGCTCTATTCTCTTTGATTTTGGGGTGATGTGGAGGACTGACCTTTGCATTTTCCTGCTTAATGAATTCAGGAGTCTTAATAGTGAAGGTTGGAGGTGTCTGAATGTTGTAGAGCACTCTTAATTGTGTCTTCTGACATTGGGTCACTGTTCAGAGCAGTTTGTGTCCATAGTTACTTGGCAAAGAATGAAATGTCTGTTTTTGAATGAGAGTAGTTTTTCTTAAGCGTTAGACTGATGTTTGAGCGGAaacatttcttcatttatctttGCCTGAAGTCAGGCCATCATAATGAATTTATATtggacctttaaaaaaaacattttaaaatggcagTGAGTCCTGCATTAGAGTTGTCTAGGTAAAGCCAGCTATGACCAGTGTCTGGGGTAGGGGCTGGGGCTTTGACTAAGAGTGATAGCAACCCTTCTTGCGTCTGTTTCTTCAAGGCAAAAGAATGCACGTGCAGTTGTCCACCAGCCGGCTTAGGACTGCGCCCGGGATGGGAGACCAGAGCGGCTGCTATCGGTGCGGGAAAGAGGGGCACTGGTCCAAAGAGTGTCCAGTAGATCGTTCGGGCCGCGTGGCAGACTTTACCGAGCAATATAATGAGCAATACGGAGCAGTGCGTACACCTTACACCATGGGCTACGGGGATTCATTGTATTACAACAACGCGTACGGAGCGCTCGATGCCTACTACAAGCGCTGCCGTGCTGCCCGGTCCTATGAGGCGGTGGCTGCTGCAGCTGCCTCTGCGTATAATTACGCAGAGCAGACCTTGTCCCAGCTGCCACAAGTCCAGAACACAGCCATGGCCAGTCACCTCACCTCCACCTCTCTCGATCCCTACGATAGACACCTGTTGCCGACCtcgggagctgctgctgctgctgctgcagcagctgctgctgctgttactgcaGCTTCCTCTTCATATTACGGGCGGGATCGGAGCCCCCTGCGTCGCGCTACAGGCCCAGTCCCTACTGTTGGAGAGGGCTACGGTTACGGGCATGAGAGTGAGTTGTCCCAAGGTTCGTCGGCTGCGCGGAATTCCCTGTACGACATGGCCCGGTATGAGCGGGAGCAGTATGCGGATCGGGCGCGGTATTCAGCCTTTTAAAGCTTGAGGTGAGAGCGGTGGGGTGTCCCTGGTTCTGGTTTTGCTGTCCCTCCTGCAGCCTAAAGGCTCCAATTAGGCTGCCCTGCTTGCTTGCTTTTGCAGGGTTAGGGTAAGGTTGCTAATGGTTCAGGGGATAGGGAGAAGtcctaattatttaatttttctgaaatagACAAACATCTTTAGCCGCCATGGCTGTTTTTCCAGGACTCCTAGTCCCAGGAGTCAACCTGATTCCATTTGTGTCTGGAAAAGCAAACAGTGTGACGTGATGAATCTCGGGTCACACCTGTGTGCTGTAATTGAACTGAACCTGGAACCCGGACATCAGACCCAGGTGTGTCGTTTCTCAGAGCCTTTGTTGGAATTCCTAGGTGTGTGACATTATTAATGTTTGCAGGGTTCCTCTTCTGCTTCATGCTATGAGAAAGGTCTGCTAGGACCCGCACAGTTAAAATCTGTAATTGTAGTTAATTGGTCATCACTGCTCAAGTTCCAGTTACTATGAAGACTACCCCAATGGTATCATCTTAATCTTGAAGCAGTGTGTTTCTGACATTTCTGAAGTTACCCCTGTGAGCTTTAGAGAAAAAACTGACTTGATGGTAAGTTGGGGTAGAGAGGAGTAGAAAAAGATCTTTCAATTTATGAAGTTAATTTCAACAGAGTCTGGGGCATAGACTCAAATTCAACTTCTCTGCTCAGTTCACATTCATTCTCTGAGCTGAATAGGATGCCCACTCCATTGCTTTATCTTTGAATCTGTTCTGTGAGAGCCTGTTTCCTTTGTCTAGTTTTTTAAGTTTCCCCCCCCCCCTCACTGTCCCCACAGTGTTAGATTTGACATCCTGTCCACCTCTTTAAGGTGCATAATAATGTAAATAATGTATGCACCCCTGCCAGTTCTACTCTTCAGTGATGTTGAAATCCAAGGTTGGGAGCTTTGCCTTAAGCGGATCTCTCCCTTCATCTTCCCACCAGGTTTGGGCAATTAACACTCTTGAACCACCGGCTGTACCTCGAGTCCTCTGGCTTTTTCCTATACAGTTTGAGCCTCATGATCCATTTGGCTCTACTTGACTGTATTCTCTTCTGGCGCTTGCCAGCTTTGGGCTCTAGGTGTATGAGATTGCTGTTGTATTTAGGGGTGTTTCACAACACCCTTTGTTTTGAGTAGCTCTCATTGTGGCCCAGAATTTACCATTGATCATGATCCTGAGGTAACAGGATGGCAGGTACTGCCACCTTTTTCCATTCGGGCAGAAGAtatgtgacttgcccagggttgGGGGATAGGAAATAACTAGTGGAAAAGAAACTTGAGAGACTTGATGTTCAGCTTACACATGCTCTCCAGTCCATTCTTTTATTCCCTAGGCAGAATTGGATGCCCTCAGGTTTTACAACTTATTCAGTTGATGTTACTTTTGCCTAGACTTTAAATGGTTTTTAACTTGTGGCCCAagattcaaacatttttttttttccagagagctAATTggaaccttttcttttttcctgccctCCAATGACAGTTTGTAAATGTGGAAATTACCTTCTTTGAGGAATGCTGGTATACtaacatcaagagaaatgcagTGTCTTATCTTCTGTCATGAAAGAAAATTTGCCAATTAATTGAGAGAAAAGAGCCCAATCTGGGGTTACTTGACCTTCCCAGTTACTCTGGCCTTCGGGCTCTTTTTCACTTTGAGAGATGATTGTGATACTGTGGATGGAtacaagtaaatttaaaaagagtgTCAAGTTACCATACTATAGATGTTCTTTGAAGGGTTAAGTGGAAACGCCCTTGTGAGCTTTGCTGTAAAGCCCCTGTATTTTGCTCTCTTTCAGGTGGGATGTGTGTGGGCTGAAATTCCGAGCTGCGGTTGTGCATGAGAATACACCCTTCGTGGTACCCATCTCCGGGACGGCTCTGTGCGTTCAGTCCCTCAGGAAACGTGGACCTTAAAATTTATCTTGCAAAGTTCAGAcccccctcttcctctctcctgcccGTCCCCatttcttttctgtccttcagTACTCCTTAGCTCCCATGATgctctctcctcccagcagcctcATTGTGTGCAGAAGTTGGTGGGGGGTGCTGTCGCCCACCTCCTGCTTCCCGTGGGTGTTGTGAGAGTGTCACCGCTCCTGAGTCTGTTTGACCCAAAGGCTTGTAGCGGGTGGACACATACAGAGTtgaatcacttttttctttccgGTGAAATAAATGGTTTTTCAACTTAGGAAATGTGTGCTTTGAGAGAATTCTTACTTAGACGTGTGTCTGGGTTCTTTATTTGTCCCTAGAAGAGAAGGGGAGTGGGTAGAGTCTGACATTCAGTTCTGGGTGAACATCACTGCCAATACTTTCTTTATTATAGAGAGAATTTATAGGTGCCAAAGGAGAGGGGTTATGCGGAAGAACCCAGGCAGGCAGCCTTACTCCATTAAAGACTTCCTTcacttgatcacacctttgttaTAAAACCACGTACCAACTAGCAGTTTTGAAATGTGGGACTTTTCCATGCTTGGAAAACAATCCTCATCCACCCCTTAGTACTATCATTCAAACCGCCCAGTCACTACATGTAGCTTGACTTATTTTCCAAGGGATAGGTCTAGGAAAAGGAAGGGTTTGAGGGACCAGgaggtcagctttcatttcatGCCATGTGGAAAATTAAGTTGTGGCTCCAAAACCATTCTGCTTATTTTGTAGGTCAGCAAGTAAAGCTTTTTGATGCCTTTCACcatctgtgtgtgcttagtcactcagtcatgtctctttgtgaccccatgggctgctgtccaccaggcttccctgtccacgaaattctccaggcaggaataactaagtgggtagccattcccttcttcaggggatcttcccaatccagtaatTGAACCCAAATCCTCCTGCCTTGTGGATGGATTATTTATCATGTGAGtttccagagaagccccaaaatgTATAGATCTGCTGGAATCCAAATACCTCAGTGGTCCCACTAGTACCTCATTGTCTTTAGGATGATAGGCACAGAAGGACCCGGAAGTGAGCTTTAGATCACTTAACAACAAGGATAGGTAGAGGGGGCAGGGTACAAGGAAGAGTCACTGCCTCTCAGTTCTGTGCATCTATCAAAATAGACTGTCTTGAAGATGCTTTTTGTCTGTACCTTCTCGCTCCAGTTTCAGCATAAATACAGTGGGGGTAGTGTCTGCTTAGGGCATTTCCTAGCATCATTTGAAGGAGCGTGAGCACCTAACTGTCAagcattatgggcttccctggtggtttagttggttaagaatctgcctgcaatgttggagaccccaGTCAATCCctagatggggaagatcccctggagaagggaatggctacccattgcaGTATAATTGCCCAGatcatttcatggacagagaagcctggcaggctacagtccatgggggtctcagagctgggcatgactaagtgactaatatTTCACTCTATGCCAATCATTATGGTTTTAGGAAAGGAATTGTACTGGGAGGTAAGAAAAATTAGCTAATTTTTGGTAATCTCAGATTTTCCTACTAGTTTCTAATTCATAGAAGCCTGAGATGGAAATAACTATCAGTACAACTTGTAATTTATTGGAGATTTGCTCACTGAAATCCTGTGAGAGGTGTTCTATGTGTTCATCTCCCAGCCACCATTTTATTGAATATGGAAGTTGTCTCTGGTGAGAAAAAAAGACAGCAGTTCCAGGAAAACTTGATGGAGTTGAGATTAAAACTTAGCTCCTACAGATAAGTGATCAACAAAGAGGATTATTACATCTAGGCTAGGTCCTTTCCTGGCATCTGTCTTTATCTTCCCTGGCTGGGTTGGATTTCTGCCACTTCTTGGAGGGTTTGCCTGCTTTGGTCTGTTTTTATCAAACATACCCCTTGGTCTGATGGGTGGGGTTGGCAAACTTCAAAAGATGGAAGCTAACTTTCTTGATtcaacaaataaaacattttgagtGATACTCTGAAAGGTACCTAGGTGTAGTTCTAGAGCTTGTGTTCGAGTGTCAAgttgagaatttttatttatgtggGAATAGTCAGTGAAGATGGTGATGTCACACTGGAGTATGGGGGGTAATATAGTTTTGCATTATAAAGCATGCTGTCTAGTTAAACTTGAAAAGGGAGTCTTTGTCCATTTGAGAGCACGGTCTCTCTACAACAGACAAGTAGTTTTTCATGACTGAATCTGTGCTGGTTTACTGCTGTATTCCTACAGTGGGAAAAGACCCAAGTTCTGAAACCTTAAGTCTTTTGAAATGATTGAGTTTAACTTGCTGCTATTTCAGCCTTATattgtttgaaattatttttgtgtaaACTTCCAATCAGGTGTATCTGAGTTGAGGCCACATAGTTTCTCTGTTCTGTGTAATTAAAGTTACACTGTCATCACTTAGCCTCAGTAGTTGTACaatagtttttttaaagtgaagcttTAATACACTGGCTCTCTGTAgcctttcaccttttttttttttttggctgtgccttgtatcttctgggatttttatttcctgctcagggattgaacctgggctctcaGGGGTgagagcaccaagtcctaaccactggacccctggGGAGCTCCCATATAGCCTTCCACTTTTTATCCTGTTCAGTAAACTAGTTAGCATTCACCCGAGAGTTTGCTTTGTACTTCGTGATGAACTCACTGGTTGCCTACTATGTGTAAGTGCCATGTGGAGAATACAAAGATGAATGGGTGCCTGTCCTAATTGCCTTCACAGGCAACTTTCTGCCTTGGCAGTTTGGGTGTGcaaatagtgaagtgaagtcgctcagtcgtgtccgactcttagcgaccccatggactgcagcctaccaggctcctccatccatgggattttccaggcaaaagtactggagtgggttgcctttcccttctccaggaggtcttcctgacccagggattgaacccaggtctcccgcattgtaggcagacgctttactgtctccACACATCTGACCCAGCCCTATTCTGGAGGTCAGAGGACTTAGGAATGCAGTTTTCAGGATATTGATTTGGTGTCAGACTTCTTAACTTTGACTTAAAAGTCTTCCAGACACCCTCAAAATTGGGGTTGAATTGGGTGAATGCTTGATTAAACCGGGTTCCTCATTCCAGAGTGATGTTAGCAATAAGTTAGATTCTAGGGGGATGGAATCATGAGAGGTAGACCGTTTGGACTGTGGTATTACATTCTAGTGCAAATTCCTAAAAGTTACTTAGTACTAGAATTCTCCATGTGGTCTTGTGCTAGGAATTCCCGGAAACAACGGCAATGGGAATTCCCAGCACTGCTTTTCTACTTGGGTTTGGAGAACGGTACTCTCGGTTGAAACAGAAGAACAGAAGAAGGTTGAGTTCTAGAATGAAATGACTCAGACTGAGTTTAAAGCTTACtatatgagggacttccctggtggtccaatggcccAGAATATGTAAGTTCTCTGGCTACAGGACATACCTTATACTTACCAAGTTATGGGGTCACTATGTTGGCCTCAGCAGAGATCTTCCCCCATGTTTTCTACTGGGTGGAAGACTTGCTAAACCTTTACCCAACTGGTTTTCTGTGATGGTTGTGTAGGTCAGCtataggttttctttcttttttttcttttaaaccccTGATTTCACTATTTGACTTGGTATATGTAGACAGGCATTTCTACTGTTTGGTCCAGTTTTTCATCAGAGATTAACTCTTAGGTAGTTACTATAACTTCGGATTTTGAGTCTTGTTTAGAACTATACTGATTGGCTTTACCAAAGTAAagcaaatagtaataataattaaatataaattgaacataaaatattgaatattagaTATAAATTGAATATAAATAGTACCTGGGCATCCTCAAAAGCCAGTCATAGATCAGTCATAAAACAATTTCTTTAAGCAAATTTCCTTAGGTTTTAGTGTTGAATGTCTCTTAAGACAACATGGATAAGAAATCTGACTGGTACTGTTTTCACCAAGGGGGAATGGGTACCTCCATGGTGTACTAAAACACCAGTTGAAATGGAAGTGTGGGGAggggtttgttttggtttggggaCAGCCCTTCAAAAATGCCATCCTTCCATCTTAtgtaatttatttcttattgtcAACTCGGCCATCGTCTGTCTTTCCAGATCGCTTTCTTTAGTATGCCAACCCTTTGACTTATTGGAACTTAACAATCTGTTGATTTTACTTCTCAGTGTCCTTCACTCTACTGTTTCACCTCCTTATCCAACTTGAAAACCGTGCCAGTCACTCACTTCTTTGCTGCACCATTTTTCTTGCAAGCCTCAAGGCTTTATTATACTTGGCAAAACTTCCCAGATTAAATACAATTCATCTATTCATTTATCTGACTGATGAGGCTGAAGGTTACTGGAGAAAAACAATCTCAGTGactcattttaaataaagttattaCAAACCTTATCTTGTGTAGACCCATAATTCCAATTCTTGGAAAATAGGTCCTTGGTCCATTTGCCTTCCCATTCAGTTCCTCTCTTGTCTTGCTTATTCATCTAATGAATGACCTGCTTCATACCTtgcagaagaaactgaagcagtCTGAAGAGAATTAATTAGCACACCTACCCACCTTCCAGCATCCCAGTTACCTGCATTTATCTAAGGTTGGTTGGTCTACCTATGCATGAGGGCCCATCCTCGTgcttttgcagttcttttcctCTTAGGTCATCCATTTTTCCTTATTCAGTCAGTCCTATTTGCATTACAAACATTCTGTTATTCCTATTTTTAACATCTTCAATCCTCAGCacctctacaaaaaaaaaaaaacaaaaacctttgttTTCCCTGTTGGTTATCACcactttatttcttcacttccttTTGTACAAAACTCAAAATGTTTTATATGGCTTCTCTCCCTATGTAATGAttgcttttcatttcctcttAAACTTTTAATCAGGCATTCACCCCTACCATTCCATAGGAATGTTTCTATTGATTTCATGCTGAATCACaaaaggatctttttttttttgactgaataAATTTATTTGCTACTTGTCCATTGTGGTTGTGTGCTGGTTTCTCCTCTTGTTAGTCTCATCTCATCACCCAAGCTAATGGAGGCTctaccttctggaacttccactCCAGCCTGAGACAGTAAACATAGTAAATAAGCAAATAGTATGTTAGGAAATAAGAGCTTTGTATTAAAAAGGGTAGGGTTGACTTAACGATTGGGAGAGCTAGAGGACTGTGTATGTGTGCAGAATACTGACATTGAGATTTAAACAGTGTTGAATGAGGCGGAAGTTGGCCAGTCCTCTAGTATTCAAGTAAAGAGAACAGCTTGAGCAAGGGCCTCAAGGTCAGATTGTAACAGTAAGGAGGCCAgagtggtgggggagggtggggtagGTAGAAGAGGTGAGACAGTTAAATGATCACCTGAGGGGTCCTTTTGGCCTTTACTCTGAAAGAAGTGGTCTTGCGTTGTCCTTAAGCAGAGGAATATCATGATGTGGTGCGCCTGGTGGAAATGGTGGGTGTCGTGTTGGTTCTGCCTGCATTCAGCCTATCAGTCTTGGGTCTACTCAGAACTCCCAGGAGTGCTCGAGTCAGAGCCAGCATCAATCGTCTCTCACCTGGATTTCCTAAGTTCTTTACTAAATAATGTGCCTGCTTCTACCATCTAGTTAATAGAACAGCCAGATTGAGccttttaaaatggaaagcaGACACCACCACAACTCAGCTCCCTATCTCAGGCTCTTTCCCCTCATCCACATTTTTCTAATCACATGGGCCCTTCTTTCAGATcctgttcactttcctgcctctcGGCCTTTCTACCTGGACGGACCTTCCCCTTGACCACTTTAAGGCTAATTTCTTACCTTCAGGTCTTAGGTTTAGGATCAAGCATTAGAGGGCCCTCCCCGACAGCCTCTAAAAACTGCCCCCCGACCCCGTTCTTCCCTGCCATTGTGCCCAGATTGTATATTTTGTGGTACTtacctctgtttctttgcttactcatttattgaatatttgccTCACAGAGTGGTAAGTTAGGAGGATAGGAAACTGCCCCAGTGCCTAGCAACAGTGCCTGACATGTACACAGGCGTTtaataataaatgtgtgtatgtgtgggtttcccagatggctcagtgacaaagaatctgcctgcccatgcagaagacagaggagatgcaggtttgattcctgggttgagatgatcccctggaggaggaaatggcaacccactccagtattcttagctggaaaattctatgaacagaggagcctggtgggctgcagtccatggggtcgcaaagagttggatgtgactgagcacacactcagacCTGTATATGTGTAAGCTTGCATTTGAATGGTGTGCTCCTCTCGGGAACATACTGCCCTCTGTCCTTGTCCCCATTCATTCATTGCCTTAGCAGTCACCAGTCGTTCAAGGAACAGTGCCGGCATAGGACCAGAGGATTCCTAGATGGCCCCTGTTAGGGTTGTTGTTATGCCCCATCCTGTAAGTCAGCAAAGGCAGAAACTGATAACTTAAGAAAGCCCTTTAGCTCTCAGAGCTGATGAGCCCCCAGGGCAGAGCTTGAGCAGGTTTGTGTCCGGGTTCCACGTCTGGGTGCCACAGCTGGGCAAGAAAGGGGGAGCTGGACTCCCTAGAGGACGTGATGAGTGCTCTCCCTCTAGCTTCCTTCATGAATAGGGTGGAACGTCTCTTTTGCTTGCACACATCGCAGTTGTCTGTGATAATAACCAATTAAGTGCTTTGCATTTATTCCAAACAACTCTTAAGAGGAAGCTCATTATGAGGCAAcagtctcagagaggttaagtagcaAGTCTAGGACTATAGAAAGAGCTTGGATTTAAGTTCTGGCAATCCAGCTCTGGAGCCTGAATTTCCACCATTAGTCTGGTCAGCGTGTCCTGAGACCTGTGGCGTTGTGAGCGCCTTTCTCAGTTGCACTCAAGGttctgtcttccctgcagtgtcaGACCTGTGAGCCTCTTCCAGCCAGCCCTGCACCTGTCCGTCTTGAACTTGGTTCACCTTGTCCAGTCTGGTGTGGTTCCAGGTGAGGAGTGGGAGGGGGCCTGTGGCAGTGGTGGCCTGATCTCTGGATTGTTGGCCAGTTGCTCTGCTTTAGGATGTTGGTGCAAATGCCTCATTGTGTCCCTATGGAGAGGTGCAAACGTGGACACATGGTTCACAAACACAGCCACTGAAGTGTACTGGCTGTGCCCCAACTTGGAGGAAATATAATGGCACTTAGGGTGGGGAGGGTCTTTTCCCCTAACCACTCATTTTCCTAATTCTCATAGCCACTGTCCTTCCTCTAGGACGCCAGAGCCAAGGGTGGGCAGGGCCACAGTCACTGGAAGTTAGTTCACCTCGCCCAGTGCCGAGGGAGCGTACCCCTCACTACACTCCCTCCATGCAGGGTGGATCTCGTGTCGAGCCTGGGGCTGCCGGCGCCTTTGCCCTCTGTTCCTCTTCGTTTCAGTAGCTGCTTTCTTTGGCTTTCTCCCGTGGTGAACAAGCAGTAGGAATTGGGGGTCTTTTTTCCTCA
This window of the Capra hircus breed San Clemente chromosome 29, ASM170441v1, whole genome shotgun sequence genome carries:
- the RBM4 gene encoding RNA-binding protein 4 isoform X1, encoding MVKLFIGNLPREATEQEIRSLFEQYGKVLECDIIKNYGFVHIEDKTAAEDAIRNLHHYKLHGVNINVEASKNKSKTSTKLHVGNISPTCTNKELRAKFEEYGPVIECDIVKDYAFVHMERAEDAVEAIRGLDNTEFQGKRMHVQLSTSRLRTAPGMGDQSGCYRCGKEGHWSKECPVDRSGRVADFTEQYNEQYGAVRTPYTMGYGDSLYYNNAYGALDAYYKRCRAARSYEAVAAAAASAYNYAEQTLSQLPQVQNTAMASHLTSTSLDPYDRHLLPTSGAAAAAAAAAAAAVTAASSSYYGRDRSPLRRATGPVPTVGEGYGYGHESELSQGSSAARNSLYDMARYEREQYADRARYSAF